A window of Magallana gigas chromosome 8, xbMagGiga1.1, whole genome shotgun sequence genomic DNA:
TTCCTTTTAAACCACctgtacttttttttatcttattataaagtttatttttataccATTAAAGTGGGACGCAACTTTTAGTCACCTTTTTATGAGTATTTGATGGAGAAAGCTAAATCACTTTTATAAAAGAACGCaagaaaacatcaaaattaaattctaaTGTACCCATTTAAACAAgctttaaatttattcattttttgctgCTTAAAATTATTTCGTGAAATGCGATAGAATTGGAACATACATTTAACAAAAGACGcacaaaaatatgataaaaaaaaatacagcaatGTAGACATAACTCAAGCTGTCCGTTCACTGTTCCTGGCTTAGAGTGAATTTACACATGATGACAAACTGCCATGTACGAGATCGTTGTAACAGCCTTTGTATCATATCTGCAGCATTCTGAAACTGGTGAGTTCAGACCAACACTAGTACGTATATTATTCCTGACCTTATCACACGCCGTGCCATTAAACTGCCTATTGAACGGGATTATTTGTTGACTCCataataactttaatttgtgaaaatgtcaaaaactagGGCTGCATTACACAAAATTAGAAGGACTTGGacgaaaaatacaaacattcaAAATGACTCAGCTAAGAAGCAGTGAAACTTAGTAATATACAACACTGTGCCAGATAATAATGTCAGTGTCAAGTTGCAATTTTTCACCCGTGtcgataaattaaaatatttattatgataGACCATTACTAAAGTTTATAATGCCTTTGTCATTGATGTATCTCACATGTCGGCGTGAATATTTACGTATACcgttgaaaaataaattccaacaggaaaaatattttcccataggaaaagcAATTTCCTGtaaaaaatagtttgaatttcctaccggaataaaagttttttcctataggaataaaAATTCCGAAAGGATAAGTCCAATAGGAAATCTAAATTTTATGTAGGAAAGCTGTTTGTCTGAATTAAATACTTGTAGGATGTATTTTCTTACTttagaaaatatacatgtaatttctgtAGGATTTTTTGAAATTCCTTTTGGATTTTCAATATTTCCCGTAGGAAAAGTATTTCTGATATACGGATTATTATTTTCCTGTGGGATGataattttaaaggtaaatatctcacctatGAGATTGGAAaccttaaaaacaaaagtggttgtATATTCTCTAgatctatcatttggtatacatgggGCTTTACGAAACTGCACAAATGTCACTTTGGCACTGGCATGATTATATGGCACAGGAAACAGTGTTCCTAATATAATAAGAAACCCTATCTATCTCTGACCTTGGTGAACTCTGGAaaacacaccaagcggtgcagacaaaatGAATACTGTGCGTTAGCGCGATATGATCATTTGTCTGCatcacttatatttatattttcatactgatttctatttgtttgaaatatttttaatcgccGCAACAAAGCCATTATTTACGCTCGTTGTCATGGATATGAAAgttacatggaacagccatattaacatgttatcTAATTAACCTCCGCgacaaaaaaataaagtgaCAAAAACTTTgtggagaaaaatcttttttttttattaaggagcagatatataataatgattgttttttttcaaaaatacatatcaattttttttatgtaagattgaaagtttcatttaatcttacaaaataaatatactcaaacACGTGAAGACGTTTATGtttgtgctcatggcgcatgaTTTAGCGaagtgtattcatagaaaattgaacgtcgGAGATTTCGAATGGAAAAATAAGGGaaaatatatacactgtatatatatatatatatatattataaaaaataacagaaagccgattcaaaactctaccggtttcattataatcttcaggagtttatatatatatatatatatatatatatatatatatatatatatatatatatatatatatatatatatatatatatatatatatatatatatatatatatgagagagagagaggggtgcGCCTCAAAAAACCCCCATATAATATGCATTCTGATAGTGAGAATTTTAGTACACTGAAACATAAAGTTTGTTGGGGAATAATTGTGGCAATTCTAATAATTTTACAGCAAGAAACTCTTTTCTAATTCATTAATGAACCACAAACTTTTGTCAAAAGAATTACATTACCGGGTATCTTTTtcttcattgtttatttttcatttgtacgATCCCATTTTTTgatcaatttctttattatgcACTCATATATGATAATGTACATGTGTTGGTGCATTGATAAGACTAATCATTTGAACATTTAGgctaatatatgatataatttgagtaatttttcacaaaatttcgaagatacatgtaaaaggaTAGATTGTACAATCTCTGTAGTGCTTCTGGGACAATAGAATATCCGTCATTTTTACATCCTCATTATGTCCATTAAGCAATAAACTCTGTATGCGAAATAGGTAACTAAGGACAATTTATTTTAGAAACATAACTAAAAGTAAAGAGCAAACTTAATAAATTTCTGACTAATTGAAGCCAGGATTACTCttccaagttttttttaataaagacaCAAAATACTTCTGAAAACTCTGAATTTAATCgaaaagtttcataaaataGTAACGTCAAACCCTGTTTTCAATAATCTCGgtgaaaaaatcaatttgaacatCGAAGTTTGTTGGTATCAACTGTCAAATTTGAATGTCTGCTTTCGTCCGTATTTTTCAATTGCttattcatgaaataaaatagatatGGATTTATGGTAGAGTTACAATATCCCAACCACGATATGAAAAACCAAGTCCTTTTCGAGTTTTGAAATCCAAATGTGTTTTCAAGAACCATAAGGACAAAGAATGGAGTTGTAAATGCGATAAATGCGCTCTGCAGAACTATCAAAGTTTTTGTCACTCTCGTCTCGAGTTTCCTACCCCTTTGGCTATCACCGGAATAATTTTCGCCAATGTGGTTaaacatttccttttttctgTTGCTCACTTTTCGATAAATATTCACACTTGCAAATATATTCAAACTCAGTGGAAGGTAAAACGCAATGAGAGATCCAAGATTTGCAGCAAGTCCCTTAACAATGAATAAGTTTTCGCACTTGTTTTCTTCGGTGACAAAAATAATGGtcaaagaaagagaaaaagacACGAGCCAGCATAGACAAATGAGTACAACTACGACTTTCCTGCTCATGATTCGGAAATACTTGAACGGCTTGCTCACGGCCACGAATCTGTCGATGTTCATACACGTGAAGTGTAACACAGATGACGTTGTGAACAAGCAGTCTAACATGAACAGTGCACGGTCGGCCATCGTCTCTCTGACCAATGCTACACCCAGTAGTCCGTGGACAATGGAAGGAGTCATCACGAGCAGGCCCACACAACCGTCCGCCACAGCCAGGGACACAACGAACACATAGATTTTTCTATGAAACTGCTTCCTTTTCACCACTTTGACAATCAGCATAATGTTGCCGTACACAGTTAATATCACGATGATGAATAGAATGATCGTACACAATATTCTCCAAGTTCTGCTTCCTATGATTTCATGCTCTTCACATTTTACATGTGTCTGTGAATGATTTAAGGTAGCGTTCTCCATACTTGCCGAGGAAAAGTAGTACAGCTCCCGTCAATACTTATGCATCAACTAGTTCGTTCTCTTTGACCATGGAGAGCAGCTTCCGCCGTCATTCAATAATCATTTGACGTTGTGACTAGCAAATACAACAGACGATTTCCTGATGCATGTACTAAATAAAATACTCGTGTATTTGTAATAATAACTGCAATAAATAAAACCCAGTATATCATCTCGCCTTTCAAACATTATCTAAAATGCGTGTTTTATGGCTTGGATTCTTATGGGTGTCATCCAACCAGAAAAAACGAACTTTTAAAGCACATAATTTCTCAATATCTTATGCAGgtgctgatatatatatatatatatatatatatatatatatatatatatatatatatatatatatatatatatatatatatatatatatatatatggctgTAACATCTAATTTGAATAGATAAACAACATCATATATTagtatatcgtataacataaaTTGTTTACGTCACAATACGACATGCATTCAACACGTATTAATCCGTTTGGCATTAGggttaaattttgtacaaattaatattattttacttaATAATGTGCCTTGTTTTCTGATTCTAGTCGTAAAAAGTTAAatcataatgaataaatttatttgctaCGAGTGATGTCTCCCACCTGTTGAGCAGATTCGGCGCGCTCGGATACAAAGTTCAAAGGGAATACATTTTTTGTAGAATCAGAGTGGCTGGgtttttctaataaaataaatatgtttgtcAGTGGGTTTACAGTAAAGGTCCGTAAAAAAGAATCCTTCTTCAAGAGAAATGTTACATTATCATGGCTTATCAGTGACATTTGCTGGTTTTCCTTTCAAAATTCCGAGCTTGCTTCACAAACCTTGTGGGAATGGTTCGATCGTCGTATGCTTTTCCGAACAGCACtaatgtaaatgattttcataCAATTGTCGTAATGAAAACGCTTGGATTATATATGATGCCTTTAAACGATATTTCCACGACAATGACTGAACTATTTCAAATCACACATGCCTCCTAAATAGTTAAAGTATCAACATCTTCGGGGTATTATCATTCATTACCATTAATTTCATCGAGAAGTTATCTAAACACATTTG
This region includes:
- the LOC105328996 gene encoding 5-hydroxytryptamine receptor 4-like — translated: MENATLNHSQTHVKCEEHEIIGSRTWRILCTIILFIIVILTVYGNIMLIVKVVKRKQFHRKIYVFVVSLAVADGCVGLLVMTPSIVHGLLGVALVRETMADRALFMLDCLFTTSSVLHFTCMNIDRFVAVSKPFKYFRIMSRKVVVVLICLCWLVSFSLSLTIIFVTEENKCENLFIVKGLAANLGSLIAFYLPLSLNIFASVNIYRKVSNRKKEMFNHIGENYSGDSQRGRKLETRVTKTLIVLQSAFIAFTTPFFVLMVLENTFGFQNSKRTWFFISWLGYCNSTINPYLFYFMNKQLKNTDESRHSNLTVDTNKLRCSN